Proteins from a genomic interval of Tepidisphaeraceae bacterium:
- a CDS encoding PEP-CTERM sorting domain-containing protein, which yields MVTQLLRKCLFSAVAGAFVMSASSARAAVLYNESFDTDGSIADYTGMGELFQGYVQSNDGGQSVTRNGLNLNILPNNDTTSEDGSMYAVIGLGGVRSLLSVQMDFTGITYSSASSAFSLYAGTFDQISEFNPGVNGNGTGRNWARINVAGNNPYTVQMRGNESTGPTMQGSTGTTYTWRVYFNDSGATQTYDAPDGTVHTLNDNSFTMFIGDALVGENVVKGSTAGYASGALEGLALVAGRNFGGASSSTTLDNIIIRDDLALIQTAVPEPASMAVFGVTGLMLMARRRRV from the coding sequence ATGGTAACTCAACTGTTGCGTAAGTGTCTATTCTCGGCGGTGGCCGGTGCGTTTGTGATGTCTGCTTCAAGCGCCCGGGCGGCGGTGCTTTACAACGAGTCGTTTGACACCGATGGCAGCATCGCCGACTACACCGGGATGGGCGAGCTTTTTCAGGGTTACGTGCAATCTAACGATGGAGGCCAGTCCGTTACGCGCAATGGGCTGAACCTGAACATCCTCCCGAACAACGATACGACCTCGGAGGATGGCAGCATGTATGCCGTCATCGGGTTGGGGGGTGTCAGATCACTTCTGTCGGTACAGATGGATTTCACTGGCATCACTTACAGCAGCGCTAGTTCGGCGTTCTCACTGTATGCCGGGACATTTGATCAGATCAGCGAGTTCAACCCGGGTGTCAATGGAAATGGCACCGGCCGAAACTGGGCGCGCATCAACGTCGCTGGCAATAATCCATATACCGTCCAGATGCGCGGTAATGAGTCGACGGGGCCCACAATGCAGGGTAGCACCGGCACGACCTACACATGGCGTGTGTACTTTAACGACTCGGGTGCCACGCAGACGTACGATGCACCGGACGGTACCGTTCATACGCTGAACGACAATTCGTTCACCATGTTTATCGGTGACGCGCTTGTAGGTGAGAACGTCGTCAAGGGTAGCACTGCTGGATACGCATCTGGTGCATTGGAGGGTTTGGCTCTCGTGGCCGGGCGTAATTTTGGTGGGGCGTCGTCCTCGACCACTCTCGACAACATCATCATCCGCGACGACCTCGCGTTGATCCAGACGGCCGTTCCGGAGCCCGCATCGATGGCGGTGTTTGGTGTAACGGGCTTGATGCTGATGGCACGCCGTCGCCGCGTATAA